In one window of Caballeronia sp. TF1N1 DNA:
- a CDS encoding fimbrial protein: protein MTMRTLGSLLANLAVTIAVTATGSAFGADATLNFTGTIVPPSCTVDTASANQTINLGSANILDFPSVGSTMNPTAFSLKLTNCTPGTTVSMAVSGQSDTVPSVLKNTGTATQTGVQLLQASSAGATTGTVVTLGNTSNRGQVDATNAMTIPMVAQFYRLGTMTAGTVTTSATVNFTYN, encoded by the coding sequence AATCTCGCCGTCACCATCGCCGTCACCGCGACCGGTTCGGCATTCGGAGCGGATGCCACGCTCAACTTCACCGGCACCATCGTGCCCCCGTCCTGCACGGTGGACACCGCTTCGGCGAATCAGACGATCAATCTGGGCAGCGCCAATATCCTCGACTTTCCGAGCGTGGGATCGACGATGAATCCCACGGCGTTCAGCCTGAAGCTGACCAACTGCACGCCGGGCACCACGGTATCGATGGCCGTATCGGGCCAGTCGGACACCGTTCCGAGTGTGCTCAAGAACACCGGCACCGCGACGCAGACCGGCGTGCAACTGCTGCAGGCGAGCAGTGCGGGCGCGACCACCGGTACGGTCGTCACGCTCGGCAACACGTCCAATCGGGGCCAAGTGGACGCGACCAACGCCATGACCATTCCGATGGTGGCGCAGTTCTATCGTCTTGGAACGATGACAGCGGGCACGGTGACGACCTCCGCGACGGTCAACTTCACCTACAACTGA